The Leucobacter viscericola genome includes a window with the following:
- a CDS encoding RNA polymerase sigma factor, which produces MATVSATKARAKTSKATEEVPEEQGAEAVVDAPAKKAPAKKAAAKAAPAKKAAAKTPATRKAAPKAAAKKTVEEEPEDVEEIDVEDEAAEAEKTAAPAEPLPTGAIVLKASDEEDVPTVTTLIPGATADPVKDYLKQIGKVALLNAAEEVELAMRIEAGLFAEEKLATEQGLPKKLERELKWVARDGQRAKSHLLGANLRLVVSLAKRYTGRGMQFLDLIQEGNLGLIRAVEKFDYTKGFKFSTYATWWIRQAITRAMADQARTIRIPVHMVEVINKLARVQRQMLQDLGREPTPEELSRELDMTPEKVVEVQKYGREPISLHTPLGEDGDSEFGDLIEDTEAVVPADAVGFTMLQQQLEQLLDSLSEREAGVIRMRFGLGDGMPKTLDQIGDTFGVTRERIRQIESKTMAKLRHPSRSQQLRDYLE; this is translated from the coding sequence GTGGCAACTGTATCCGCGACCAAAGCTCGAGCAAAGACTTCGAAGGCCACGGAAGAGGTACCCGAAGAGCAGGGGGCCGAGGCGGTCGTTGACGCGCCCGCTAAGAAGGCACCTGCCAAAAAGGCAGCGGCAAAGGCAGCTCCAGCGAAGAAGGCAGCGGCAAAGACGCCCGCCACCCGCAAGGCTGCGCCCAAGGCCGCCGCAAAGAAGACCGTTGAAGAAGAGCCAGAAGACGTCGAAGAGATTGATGTCGAAGACGAGGCCGCAGAGGCAGAGAAGACCGCGGCTCCCGCGGAGCCCCTGCCCACGGGCGCAATCGTTCTGAAGGCTTCTGACGAAGAAGACGTTCCCACTGTCACGACCCTTATCCCGGGCGCCACGGCCGATCCTGTCAAGGATTACCTGAAGCAGATCGGTAAGGTCGCGCTGCTGAACGCCGCAGAAGAGGTTGAGCTTGCGATGCGAATCGAAGCTGGCTTGTTCGCCGAGGAGAAGCTCGCAACCGAGCAGGGCCTGCCCAAGAAACTGGAGCGTGAGCTCAAGTGGGTCGCCCGTGACGGCCAGCGCGCAAAGAGCCACCTTCTTGGCGCGAACCTGCGTCTTGTTGTGTCGCTCGCCAAGCGCTACACCGGTCGCGGCATGCAGTTCCTGGATCTTATCCAGGAGGGCAACCTCGGTCTGATCCGCGCCGTTGAGAAGTTTGACTACACCAAGGGCTTCAAGTTCTCGACCTACGCAACCTGGTGGATCCGCCAGGCCATCACTCGCGCCATGGCTGACCAGGCACGTACGATTCGTATTCCGGTCCACATGGTTGAGGTCATCAACAAGCTTGCACGTGTGCAGCGCCAGATGCTTCAGGATCTCGGTCGCGAACCCACTCCCGAAGAGCTGAGCCGCGAGCTCGATATGACCCCTGAAAAGGTCGTAGAGGTCCAGAAGTACGGCCGCGAGCCAATCTCACTGCACACGCCGCTTGGCGAAGACGGTGACAGCGAGTTCGGTGATCTGATCGAAGACACCGAGGCTGTCGTGCCGGCAGACGCGGTTGGCTTCACGATGCTGCAGCAGCAGCTCGAGCAGTTGCTCGATTCGCTCTCGGAGCGCGAGGCTGGCGTGATCCGCATGCGCTTTGGCCTCGGCGACGGCATGCCGAAGACCCTCGACCAGATTGGTGACACGTTCGGCGTCACCCGCGAGCGCATCCGCCAGATCGAGTCGAAGACGATGGCGAAGCTGCGCCACCCATCACGCAGCCAGCAGCTGCGCGACTACCTCGAGTAG
- the sucB gene encoding 2-oxoglutarate dehydrogenase, E2 component, dihydrolipoamide succinyltransferase gives MSESVVLPALGESVTEGTVTRWLKNVGDTIEVDEPLLEVSTDKVDTEIPSPISGTLEEILVQEDETAEVGAVLARIGDGSGSGSAAPAEPAAAPEPVAAPQEAPAAPAEPAAAEAAPAAPAAGGATQDIVLPSLGESITEGTVTRWLVAVGESVEVDQPLLEVSTDKVDTEVPSPIAGVLQEILANEDDTVEVGGVLARVGSGAPAAAAAPAAPAAAPAAPAAPAAPAPTPAAAAPAAPAPAPAATPAPAPAPAPAAPAEPAADTLSSGYVTPIVRKLANDRGVDLATVTGTGVGGRIRKEDVVAAAERVASSSQAAQPASATAAPVVEVSPLRGTTQKMSRLRKVIAERAVVSMQTTAQLTTMVEVDVTRVAQFRQAKKDEFLAKTGNKLSFLPFFALAAAEALRSYPIINATVEGDSITYPETENISIAVDTERGLLTPVLRNAGDKDLSGIAAEIADLAARTRDNKLTPDELSGGTFTLTNTGSRGALFDTPLVFLPQVAILGTGAVVKKPAVISGPEGDSIAIRSTVFLALSYDHRIVDGADAARFLTQVKQRLEAGDFAGNLGY, from the coding sequence ATGAGTGAATCGGTGGTCCTCCCCGCACTGGGTGAGAGCGTGACCGAGGGAACGGTGACTCGCTGGCTGAAAAATGTCGGTGACACCATCGAGGTAGACGAGCCGCTGCTCGAAGTCTCGACGGACAAGGTCGACACCGAAATTCCCTCACCAATTTCTGGAACTCTTGAAGAGATCCTCGTGCAAGAAGACGAGACCGCCGAGGTTGGCGCCGTGCTCGCACGAATTGGTGACGGAAGCGGCTCAGGATCAGCCGCCCCCGCTGAGCCCGCTGCTGCACCTGAGCCTGTGGCCGCTCCGCAGGAAGCCCCGGCTGCTCCCGCTGAACCTGCTGCGGCAGAGGCAGCGCCTGCAGCACCCGCGGCTGGCGGAGCGACTCAAGACATTGTTCTCCCCTCGCTTGGCGAGAGCATCACCGAGGGTACGGTGACACGCTGGCTCGTGGCCGTTGGCGAGTCTGTAGAGGTGGACCAGCCGCTGCTCGAGGTCTCGACCGACAAGGTTGACACTGAGGTGCCCTCGCCGATCGCGGGTGTGCTCCAGGAGATCCTCGCGAACGAGGATGACACGGTAGAGGTTGGCGGCGTGCTCGCTCGTGTTGGAAGCGGTGCTCCTGCAGCTGCAGCAGCTCCCGCTGCGCCGGCTGCTGCTCCCGCAGCCCCTGCAGCACCGGCAGCTCCAGCTCCCACGCCGGCTGCGGCAGCTCCCGCTGCTCCTGCTCCTGCTCCTGCGGCAACCCCGGCCCCGGCCCCGGCCCCGGCGCCGGCAGCTCCGGCCGAGCCGGCAGCCGACACCCTGTCTTCGGGTTACGTGACCCCGATCGTTCGCAAACTTGCAAACGATCGCGGAGTGGATCTCGCCACCGTCACCGGAACCGGTGTTGGCGGGCGCATTCGTAAGGAAGACGTTGTTGCGGCAGCAGAGCGAGTTGCATCGAGCTCGCAGGCTGCACAGCCAGCTTCTGCCACAGCTGCTCCCGTCGTTGAGGTCTCACCGCTGCGCGGCACTACTCAGAAGATGAGTCGCCTGCGCAAGGTGATCGCCGAGCGTGCGGTCGTCTCAATGCAGACAACGGCTCAGCTCACCACCATGGTTGAGGTGGACGTCACACGCGTGGCACAGTTCCGCCAGGCAAAGAAGGACGAGTTTCTCGCGAAGACCGGGAACAAGCTCTCGTTCCTGCCGTTCTTTGCTCTTGCGGCGGCAGAGGCACTTCGTAGCTACCCGATCATCAACGCAACTGTTGAGGGCGACTCGATCACCTACCCCGAGACTGAGAACATCAGCATCGCGGTAGACACCGAGCGTGGACTCCTCACTCCCGTGCTGCGCAACGCTGGCGACAAGGATCTCTCAGGCATCGCCGCAGAGATCGCCGACCTGGCTGCTCGCACTCGCGACAACAAGTTGACGCCGGACGAGCTCAGCGGCGGTACGTTCACGCTCACCAACACCGGATCGCGTGGCGCGCTGTTTGATACTCCTCTCGTGTTCCTGCCACAGGTTGCAATCCTGGGCACCGGCGCGGTCGTGAAGAAGCCTGCCGTCATCTCGGGCCCCGAGGGTGACAGCATTGCGATCCGCTCGACGGTATTCCTTGCGCTCTCCTACGATCACCGGATCGTAGACGGCGCGGACGCTGCCCGGTTCCTTACTCAGGTGAAGCAGCGTCTTGAGGCTGGCGATTTCGCGGGTAACCTCGGATACTAA
- a CDS encoding DUF7455 domain-containing protein: protein MTTLEHDTINATTIESADRPLNGLDRCDSCGAQAYVRAVLNGSELLFCAHHAHKHEAKLRPIAEVWHDESHKLTA, encoded by the coding sequence ATGACAACGCTCGAGCACGACACCATTAACGCCACCACCATTGAATCAGCAGACCGTCCACTTAATGGACTCGACCGCTGCGACAGTTGTGGAGCCCAAGCATATGTTCGCGCCGTACTGAACGGCAGCGAGCTCCTGTTCTGTGCACACCACGCTCACAAGCACGAAGCTAAGCTCCGCCCGATCGCTGAGGTGTGGCACGACGAAAGTCACAAGCTGACCGCGTGA
- a CDS encoding DNA gyrase/topoisomerase IV subunit A codes for MTEAPSGPADGSVDSSAEGSVESSALLSQLAHETAGERIEDIDISKEMEGSFLEYAYSVIYSRALPDARDGLKPVQRRILFMMQDMGLRPEKGHVKSARVVGEVMGKLHPHGDSSIYDALVRLAQGFAMRLPLVDGHGNFGSLDDGPAASRYTEARLAGAALAMTESLDEDVVDFVPNYDNQIMQPDVLPSAVPNLLVNGASGIAVGMATNLAPHNLIEVVDGAKHLLHNPDATVDELMEFIPGPDLPGGGIIVGLDGVKDAYRSGRGAFRTRAKVSVEQLSPRRTGLVVTELPHLVGPERVIEKIKQGVDAKKLSGISDVADLTDRKNGMRLVITLKTGFSPEAVLEQLYRYTPLEDSFSINSVALVNGQPQTLGLREMLRVFIDHRILVIKRRSEYRLRKRRERMHLVEGLLIAILDIDEVIQLIRTSDDAEGARSRLMQVFDLSELQAEYILELRLRRLTKFSRVELESERDELKREIEALLEILGSDEKLRAVVSNEMDQAAEAFGTPRRTVLTGAVIRPTRSAASSAALQVADTPCTVLLSATGRALRLDRDPEALESPRGTSRATKHGAVMSTVDGTVRGELGAVLSDGTLHRFTPVDLPLVPGASVAFSAGVKLLDYIGVTDKKLRVVGLVPLDTETPIGLFTLQGTVKRVVLTELPARPEFEVISLKAGDQLLSAFPAPDGSEFAVVASDAQLLRFPAASVRPQGRPAGGMAGMKLGAEARVVFATAVPEGAEARVVTVADSSITLPGTDVATAKVTDWAEIPAKGRATGGVRAQRFLKWEDQIACAWVGTGEPRALAADGAARKLPAELGKRDGSGQPIDGAAAFVGQAP; via the coding sequence ATGACCGAAGCACCAAGTGGCCCCGCTGACGGCTCTGTAGATTCCTCCGCAGAAGGCTCCGTTGAGAGCTCAGCACTCCTTTCACAGTTAGCCCACGAAACCGCGGGTGAGCGCATTGAAGACATCGACATCTCGAAAGAGATGGAGGGGTCGTTTCTCGAGTATGCCTACTCGGTCATTTATTCGCGCGCCCTGCCCGATGCCCGTGACGGTTTGAAGCCGGTTCAGCGCCGCATCCTCTTCATGATGCAAGACATGGGGTTGCGCCCTGAAAAGGGCCACGTGAAGTCGGCGCGTGTTGTCGGCGAGGTGATGGGTAAGCTGCACCCGCACGGCGACTCCTCGATCTACGATGCCCTCGTGCGCTTGGCTCAGGGTTTCGCCATGCGCCTGCCGCTCGTTGACGGCCACGGTAACTTCGGTTCGCTTGACGATGGTCCAGCTGCCTCCAGGTACACCGAAGCGCGCCTCGCTGGTGCCGCGCTTGCGATGACCGAGTCACTCGATGAAGACGTCGTCGACTTCGTGCCGAACTACGACAACCAGATCATGCAGCCCGACGTGCTGCCCTCGGCAGTGCCCAACCTGCTCGTGAACGGTGCGAGTGGCATCGCTGTTGGCATGGCGACGAACCTCGCACCGCACAACCTCATCGAGGTTGTTGATGGCGCAAAGCATCTACTGCACAACCCCGACGCCACCGTCGATGAGCTCATGGAGTTTATCCCCGGCCCAGACCTGCCGGGCGGCGGCATTATTGTCGGGCTCGATGGAGTCAAAGACGCGTATCGCAGCGGCCGCGGCGCGTTCCGCACGCGCGCCAAGGTGTCGGTTGAGCAGCTGAGCCCCCGTCGCACGGGGCTTGTTGTTACAGAGTTGCCGCACCTCGTCGGCCCAGAGCGCGTCATCGAAAAGATTAAACAGGGTGTCGACGCGAAGAAGCTCTCGGGCATTTCTGATGTGGCCGACCTCACCGACCGCAAAAACGGCATGCGGCTCGTCATCACGCTCAAGACCGGCTTCTCCCCCGAGGCCGTGCTTGAGCAGCTGTATCGTTACACGCCCCTCGAAGACTCGTTCAGCATTAACTCGGTGGCGCTTGTCAACGGGCAGCCGCAGACCCTTGGCCTGCGCGAGATGCTGCGGGTCTTCATTGACCACCGAATCCTGGTCATTAAGCGCCGCTCCGAGTACCGCCTGCGAAAGCGGCGCGAGCGCATGCACCTTGTTGAGGGCTTGCTCATCGCGATCCTCGATATTGACGAGGTCATCCAGCTCATTCGCACGAGCGACGACGCCGAGGGTGCGCGGTCGCGGCTTATGCAGGTCTTTGACCTCTCAGAGCTGCAGGCCGAGTACATTCTTGAGTTGCGTCTGCGCCGCCTCACGAAGTTCTCACGTGTTGAGCTCGAGAGCGAGCGCGACGAACTGAAGCGCGAGATCGAGGCGTTGCTCGAGATTCTCGGCAGCGATGAGAAGCTGCGCGCCGTGGTGTCGAACGAAATGGACCAGGCAGCCGAGGCGTTCGGCACTCCCCGACGCACGGTGCTGACCGGTGCGGTGATCCGCCCCACACGCTCCGCTGCGAGCTCTGCGGCGCTGCAGGTTGCAGATACCCCCTGCACCGTGCTTCTCTCGGCAACGGGCCGCGCGCTGCGTTTGGATCGGGATCCCGAAGCGCTTGAATCGCCCCGCGGAACCTCGCGGGCGACAAAACACGGCGCGGTGATGTCAACGGTTGACGGCACGGTTCGGGGTGAACTCGGTGCCGTGCTCTCTGACGGCACACTCCACCGCTTTACCCCCGTCGATCTGCCGCTCGTGCCCGGCGCGAGCGTCGCGTTCTCTGCAGGTGTCAAGCTTCTCGACTACATCGGCGTGACCGATAAAAAGTTGCGTGTGGTGGGGCTCGTGCCGCTCGACACCGAGACCCCGATCGGGCTCTTTACGCTGCAGGGCACCGTCAAGCGTGTGGTTCTCACGGAGCTGCCGGCGCGACCCGAGTTTGAGGTCATCTCGCTGAAGGCCGGCGACCAGCTGCTCTCCGCTTTCCCGGCACCCGACGGGTCAGAGTTTGCCGTTGTGGCCAGTGATGCGCAGCTGCTGCGATTCCCTGCCGCCTCGGTGCGCCCGCAGGGTCGCCCAGCGGGTGGCATGGCAGGCATGAAGCTTGGGGCCGAAGCACGAGTGGTGTTTGCCACCGCCGTGCCCGAGGGTGCTGAGGCGCGGGTGGTGACCGTCGCGGACAGCTCGATCACCCTTCCCGGCACCGATGTTGCGACCGCCAAGGTCACCGACTGGGCTGAAATTCCCGCGAAGGGCCGCGCCACCGGCGGTGTGCGGGCCCAGCGTTTCCTCAAGTGGGAAGACCAGATCGCCTGCGCCTGGGTCGGCACGGGTGAGCCTCGCGCTCTTGCGGCTGACGGTGCGGCCCGTAAGCTGCCCGCGGAACTTGGCAAGCGAGACGGATCAGGGCAGCCGATCGACGGTGCCGCCGCGTTTGTTGGCCAAGCGCCGTAA
- a CDS encoding DNA gyrase/topoisomerase IV subunit B — MAESSRATKPVESNYSARHLTVLEGLEAVRKRPGMYIGTTDSRGLMHCLWEIIDNSVDEALAGYGNDIRITLHADNSVTVSDNGRGVPVDIEPKSGLSGVELVYTKLHAGGKFGGGGYASSGGLHGVGASVVNALSSRLDVEVDRDGKTWAMSFRHGEPGVFSGDGPDSPFKPFENASELRVVGKVKKGVTGTRVRYWADPQIFLSTARFEPDSLVARARQTAFLVPNLAIEITDQRPESQDESGVAPVHRFQYEGGLSEFVDFLAVDAPITDTWRVTDSGTFTETVPVMDEVSGGLVSREIERRCEVDVALRWGTGYDVEVQSFVNIIATPKGGTHLAGFEQGLTRFFRKQIEANARKLKAGTDKPDKDDILTGLTAIVSVRVPEPQFEGQTKEVLGTAAVRSIVSKAIVQGMTERYESTKKPDKTQTAALLEKMVSEMKSRIALRAQRDTARRKSSLESSSLPAKLIDCRSKDVADTELFIVEGDSALGTARPARDSEFQALLPIRGKILNVQKASVAEMLGNAECGAIIKVIGAGSGRDFDIDSARYGKVILMSDADVDGAHIRTLLLTLFFRYMRPMLEAGRVYAAVPPLHRVIVQNAGRKPNDVIYTYSERELQTLLSDLKRRNKKYQEPIQRYKGLGEMDADQLAETTMDREHRALRRVRLEDAHAAAQMFELLMGNDVAPRKEFIVENADDLDRERIDA; from the coding sequence GTGGCAGAGTCATCGCGAGCAACCAAACCGGTCGAGTCAAATTACTCCGCGCGCCACCTCACCGTCCTTGAAGGGCTTGAGGCGGTTCGAAAGCGTCCGGGCATGTACATTGGCACGACCGACTCTCGGGGCCTCATGCACTGCCTCTGGGAGATCATCGACAACTCGGTCGACGAAGCGCTCGCGGGTTACGGCAACGACATTCGCATTACCCTGCACGCAGACAACAGCGTGACGGTCTCAGACAATGGTCGCGGTGTTCCCGTTGATATTGAGCCGAAGAGTGGACTCTCCGGTGTCGAGCTGGTGTACACAAAGCTGCACGCTGGCGGCAAGTTTGGTGGCGGCGGTTACGCCTCTTCGGGCGGCCTCCACGGCGTTGGCGCATCGGTCGTCAACGCACTTTCATCGCGACTTGATGTCGAGGTGGATCGCGACGGCAAAACCTGGGCGATGTCGTTCAGACACGGAGAACCCGGTGTCTTTTCAGGAGACGGCCCCGACAGCCCTTTTAAGCCGTTTGAAAACGCTTCTGAGCTACGGGTCGTGGGCAAGGTCAAGAAGGGTGTGACGGGCACCAGGGTGCGCTACTGGGCTGATCCTCAGATCTTCCTCTCCACCGCCCGCTTCGAACCGGACTCGCTCGTCGCGCGAGCCAGGCAGACAGCTTTTCTCGTGCCGAATCTCGCAATCGAGATCACTGATCAGCGCCCCGAATCGCAGGATGAATCCGGTGTGGCTCCGGTGCACCGCTTCCAATACGAGGGCGGGCTCTCAGAGTTCGTTGATTTCCTCGCCGTTGATGCGCCGATCACCGACACCTGGCGGGTGACAGACTCGGGCACCTTCACGGAGACCGTGCCCGTCATGGATGAGGTGTCGGGCGGCCTTGTGTCTCGCGAGATCGAGCGCCGCTGCGAGGTCGACGTTGCACTGCGCTGGGGCACCGGCTACGACGTTGAGGTGCAGAGCTTCGTCAACATCATCGCGACCCCAAAGGGCGGCACGCACCTCGCCGGCTTTGAACAGGGCCTCACCCGGTTCTTCCGAAAGCAGATCGAGGCGAACGCTCGCAAGCTCAAAGCCGGCACCGATAAGCCAGACAAAGACGACATCCTGACAGGGCTCACCGCCATTGTGTCGGTGCGCGTGCCCGAGCCGCAGTTCGAGGGCCAGACCAAAGAGGTGCTCGGCACCGCAGCGGTACGATCGATCGTCTCGAAGGCGATCGTGCAGGGCATGACCGAGCGCTACGAGTCCACCAAAAAGCCCGACAAGACTCAGACCGCCGCACTGCTCGAAAAGATGGTCTCCGAGATGAAGTCGCGGATCGCGTTGCGCGCGCAGCGCGACACCGCACGCCGCAAGAGCTCACTTGAGAGCTCTTCTCTGCCCGCGAAGCTCATCGATTGCCGCTCAAAAGACGTTGCCGACACCGAACTCTTTATTGTGGAGGGCGACAGCGCGCTGGGAACAGCGCGCCCGGCCCGCGACAGTGAGTTCCAGGCGCTTCTGCCGATCCGAGGCAAGATCCTCAACGTGCAGAAGGCATCGGTTGCCGAGATGCTCGGTAACGCGGAGTGCGGTGCCATCATCAAGGTCATCGGGGCAGGATCGGGTCGCGACTTTGATATTGACTCGGCCCGCTACGGCAAGGTCATCCTGATGAGCGACGCCGATGTTGATGGCGCGCACATTCGCACGCTGCTGCTCACGCTCTTCTTCCGCTACATGCGACCCATGCTTGAGGCCGGGCGCGTCTACGCGGCGGTGCCACCGCTGCACCGGGTCATCGTGCAGAACGCGGGGCGCAAGCCAAACGATGTCATCTACACCTACAGTGAGCGCGAACTGCAGACGCTGCTCAGCGATTTGAAGCGTCGCAACAAGAAGTACCAGGAGCCGATCCAGCGCTACAAGGGCCTCGGTGAGATGGACGCGGATCAGCTCGCGGAGACCACGATGGATCGTGAGCACCGCGCGCTTCGGCGAGTTCGCCTGGAAGACGCGCACGCGGCTGCTCAGATGTTCGAGCTGCTCATGGGCAATGATGTTGCCCCACGCAAGGAGTTCATCGTCGAGAACGCTGACGACCTCGATCGCGAGCGCATCGACGCTTAG
- the lpdA gene encoding dihydrolipoyl dehydrogenase, producing the protein MADQQFDVVVLGGGSAGYAAAIRATQLGFSAAVIEKDKLGGTCLHRGCVPTKALLHSAEVADVARDGETYGVLTSVAGIDMARVNAYRENLVAGKFKGLQGLLKANGITVIAGEGRLVSANTVEVAGDRITGKNIVLATGSYSRSLPGLEIEGRVITSEQALELQEVPKQVVILGGGVIGVEFASVWRSFGAEVTIVEGLPHLVPNEEESVSKQLERAFRRRGIDFKLGVRFQSVAQDANGVTVTFEDGTTIAADYLLVAVGRGPVTQNLGYEEVGIEMDRGFVLANERLATNVPGVYAIGDIVPGLQLAHRGYQQGIFVAEEIAGLAPVVVSDVNIPKVTYCDPEIASVGLTEAKAKEQYGADKVSSYEYNLAGNAKSSILGTAGTVKAVRVNDGPVVGVHMIGARVGELVGEAQLIVNWEAYPEDVAPFIHGHPTQNETIGETMLKLAGKPLHAI; encoded by the coding sequence TTGGCCGATCAGCAGTTTGATGTAGTCGTCCTGGGCGGAGGCAGCGCGGGTTATGCCGCAGCCATCCGTGCCACGCAGCTGGGTTTCAGCGCAGCTGTCATTGAGAAAGACAAGCTCGGCGGGACATGTTTGCATCGAGGATGCGTTCCCACCAAAGCGCTTCTGCACTCAGCAGAGGTTGCAGATGTTGCCCGTGACGGTGAGACCTACGGCGTGCTCACCAGCGTTGCGGGCATCGATATGGCCCGTGTGAATGCCTACCGCGAGAACCTCGTGGCCGGCAAGTTCAAGGGCCTACAGGGTCTGTTGAAGGCAAACGGAATCACCGTCATTGCAGGCGAGGGTCGTTTGGTTTCTGCAAACACCGTTGAGGTCGCTGGCGACCGAATCACGGGTAAGAACATTGTGCTCGCGACAGGATCCTACTCACGCTCACTTCCCGGGCTTGAGATCGAGGGTCGAGTCATTACGAGCGAGCAGGCACTTGAGCTGCAGGAGGTTCCGAAGCAGGTCGTGATCCTCGGCGGCGGCGTGATCGGCGTTGAGTTCGCGAGCGTCTGGCGCTCCTTTGGCGCTGAGGTCACCATCGTTGAGGGACTCCCCCACCTGGTTCCGAACGAGGAAGAGTCTGTTTCGAAGCAGCTCGAGCGCGCGTTCCGCCGTCGCGGGATTGACTTCAAGCTCGGCGTTCGTTTCCAGTCTGTGGCTCAAGACGCCAACGGCGTCACCGTCACGTTCGAAGACGGCACCACCATTGCTGCCGACTACCTCTTGGTCGCTGTGGGTCGCGGCCCGGTTACCCAGAACCTGGGTTACGAAGAGGTCGGAATCGAAATGGATCGTGGCTTCGTTCTTGCAAACGAGCGCCTCGCGACCAATGTTCCTGGCGTCTACGCAATTGGCGACATTGTTCCCGGCCTGCAGCTCGCGCACCGCGGCTACCAGCAGGGCATCTTCGTCGCCGAAGAGATCGCTGGACTTGCTCCGGTGGTCGTTTCTGACGTCAACATTCCCAAGGTGACCTACTGCGACCCCGAGATCGCTTCTGTTGGCCTGACCGAGGCCAAGGCCAAGGAACAGTACGGCGCCGACAAGGTCTCGAGCTACGAGTACAACCTGGCGGGCAACGCAAAGAGCTCGATCCTGGGCACCGCTGGAACCGTGAAGGCGGTGCGTGTCAACGACGGCCCCGTGGTCGGTGTGCACATGATTGGGGCACGCGTTGGCGAGCTCGTTGGTGAAGCGCAGCTCATCGTGAACTGGGAAGCATACCCAGAAGACGTGGCACCGTTCATTCACGGCCACCCCACCCAGAACGAAACCATCGGCGAGACCATGCTGAAGCTCGCCGGCAAGCCACTGCACGCGATCTAG
- a CDS encoding proteasome assembly chaperone family protein, with protein sequence MTDSIFSADYAERRAQVPRGLPLIVAMQGLSDAGGAVSQLEEHLWEQYEPEELLRFNADLLLDYRSRRPIITFEEDHLTDYQPEELSLTLVHDELGKPFLLLSGFEPDFRWEQFIDTVLMLVHEFEVSTTVWTHAIPMPVPHTRPMTTTISGSRDDLIEARSVWRPTTKLSASAAHVLEYRLHSLGEEVVGIALLVPHYLANTEYPEALLVSLNGIMAATGLILSTDRVRDASREFHQKVNDQISENEESLEMVRTLEQRYDAYMEDQTTQSPLVREDGTIPTADQIASELERFLAEQHPSPGDENDSPNK encoded by the coding sequence GTGACCGATTCCATATTCTCAGCCGACTATGCCGAGCGACGCGCCCAGGTACCGCGTGGTTTGCCACTCATTGTTGCAATGCAAGGCCTGAGCGACGCTGGTGGTGCGGTTTCTCAACTCGAAGAGCACCTGTGGGAGCAGTATGAACCGGAAGAACTACTCAGGTTCAATGCGGATCTGCTGCTTGATTACCGCTCCAGGCGCCCCATCATCACCTTCGAAGAAGACCACCTGACTGACTACCAGCCGGAGGAACTCTCTCTTACGCTGGTACACGACGAGCTAGGAAAGCCTTTCCTCTTGCTCAGTGGCTTTGAACCCGACTTCAGGTGGGAGCAGTTCATTGACACCGTACTTATGCTGGTGCACGAGTTTGAGGTCTCAACAACCGTCTGGACGCACGCGATCCCGATGCCCGTTCCGCACACCCGCCCCATGACCACCACGATTAGTGGATCGCGCGACGACCTCATCGAAGCGCGTTCCGTCTGGCGTCCGACCACCAAGCTCTCTGCCTCGGCAGCTCACGTGCTGGAGTATCGACTGCACTCACTCGGTGAGGAAGTAGTGGGGATCGCGCTTCTTGTTCCGCACTATCTCGCGAACACCGAGTACCCCGAAGCCCTTCTCGTTTCACTCAACGGCATCATGGCTGCGACTGGCCTGATCCTCTCGACTGACCGTGTCAGGGACGCTTCGCGCGAGTTCCACCAAAAGGTCAACGACCAGATCTCAGAGAACGAGGAGTCTCTCGAGATGGTTCGCACTCTTGAGCAGCGGTACGACGCCTATATGGAGGATCAGACAACTCAGTCACCGCTCGTTCGCGAGGACGGCACGATCCCAACGGCCGACCAGATCGCGAGTGAACTCGAGCGGTTCCTAGCCGAACAGCACCCGAGTCCGGGCGACGAAAACGACTCGCCGAATAAATAG